The Agelaius phoeniceus isolate bAgePho1 chromosome Z, bAgePho1.hap1, whole genome shotgun sequence genomic interval ATTTGGAGAAACTAAATCTATTGTGGAGCTGATGGCAATTCAAGAAAAAGAAGggcaggctgtggctgtgccatcTTCAAAGACAGATTCAGATATAAGGACTTTTATTGAAAGCAATAATCGCACCAGGAGCCCAAGTCTCCTTGCTCACCTGGAGAATAGCAACCCTTCCAGCATTCATCACTTTGAAAACATCCCGAACAGCCTTGCATTCCTGCTTCCATTCCAGTACATAAATCCAGTCTCTGCTCCACTTCTGGGGCTGCCTCCAAATGGCCTCCTGCTGGAACAGCCAGCAATGAGGCTCCGTGAACCAAGCCTTACAACCCAAAATGAATATAATGAGAGCAGTGAATCTGAAGTTTCCCCTACACCTTTCAAGAATGAGCAAGCATCCAGCAGGAATGCTTTGACCAGCATCACAAATGTGGAGCCCAAAACTGAGCCAGCCTGTGTCTCTCCTGTTCAAACACCTACACCAGTCAATGATTTATCGAAAACTGAGCATACAAAAAGCTCATTCCGAATTCACAGAATGAGGAGAATGGGGTCAGCCTCCAGGAAAGGAAGAGTGTTTTGCAATGCATGTGGCAAAACTTTCTATGACAAAGGTACTCTTAAAATCCACTACAATGCTGTGCACCTGAAAATCAAGCATCGATGCACTATTGAAGGCTGCAATATGGTCTTCAGCTCTCTCAGAAGCCGCAATCGCCACAGTGCTAACCCAAATCCCCGCCTCCACATGCCTATGCTAAGGAATAACCGTGACAAAGATCTAATTCGTGCTACATCAGGTGCCGCCACTCCTGTCATAGCAAGTACAAAGTCCAACCTAACTTTAACAAGCCCTGGGCGTCCACCGATGGGGTTTACCACTCCCCCTCTAGACCCAGTACTACAGAACCCTCTTCCCAGTCAGCTGGTCTTCCCGGCTTTAAAGACTGTCCAACCTGTTCCTCCgttttacagaaatttactTACTCCTGGCGAGATGGTGAGTCCTCCAACCTCACTCCCGACCAGTCCCATAATACCAGCTGTGAGTGGCATGGAGCAGCATCCCCCTCCTCCTTCAGAGTCATCGGTAccttcagtgttgatgcccacCCCGGAGCCCAATGCAGATCTTGCCCCCAAGAAGAAGCCAAGGAAGTCAAGCATGCCAGTAAAAATTGAAAAGGAAGTTATTGACACTGCTGATGAGTTTGATGACGAAGACGAAGAGGTGAATGACAGGAGCACAATGGTGAATGACATTGGTCATGACAATCACTGCCATTCTCAGGAGGAAATGAGCCCAGGCCTGTCTGTTAAAGACTTTTCCAAAAGTGATAGAGGCAGATGTATGTCCAGACCAGACATAAGAAGGGCAGACAGCATGACATCAGAAGACCAGGAGCATGAGAGAGACTATGAAAATGAGTCAGAGTCATCAGAGCCCAAATTGTGTGAAGAATCCCTGGAAGGCGATGATCGCCTCCATGAACCTGGTGAAAAATCTATGATGCACAGTGACCGACCTGATGAAAACCACAATGACTCTTCCAACCAGGATGTCATTAAGGTGAAGGAAGAGTATACAGACCCTACATATGATATGTTCTATATGAGCCAATATGGACTGTACAATGGAGGCAGTGCCAGTATGGCTGCTCTTCATGAAAGTTTTGCTTCTACATTCAACTACAGCAGCCCTCAGAAGTTCTCCCCAGAAGGTGAAATGTGCTCCAGTCCAGACCCCAAGATCTGCTATGTTTGCAAGAAAAGTTTCAAGAGTTCCTACAGTGTGAAGCTTCACTACCGAAATGTTCATTTAAAAGAGATGCATGTCTGCACAGTGGCTGGCTGTAACGCTGCGTTCCCATCACGGAGAAGCAGAGACAGGTCAGTAAATATTAATTGATTTTCTGCATTATTAAATGTGTTGAATTATGGAAGAATAGGCAGTTTAGGCTATATGAAGAAATAGAGAGATGCACAGTAATGACAAGTGACAATTGTGTTCCCATGACATTGAAAGAGATTTATCACTTTAAGATTTTCATTGTTCCTTGGCATTCAGAATAGTATATATTGGGCCATCCTCTTAAGTGACTGCCTAGATAATAAATGTCATTATACTTTCTATATTCCTGTGAACATGTGTATTGTACTTCTGTTTGTTAGCTACAGCCCtcattacatttattttcttcttcctgtaaCATTTAAAACAAGAACATCTTCTATTAAGAAGTAAATATAGAAAATTATATACAATATAAATATCTCCATTGCATGCATATCAAACCATAGAACTAGGAAGGAGGGCAAAGGTGGATGGGTGGTTGAATGAAAAGATGGAGCTAGGTAATAAAGGACTGGAATTATTTCCATCCTCATAGGGTCAtacaaaagcaaacaagaagCATTAGAAGGTTGTTCtttactatttttaaattttaaaactagGCGCTATGTTGTAGTGAGAACAAGTAAATATCAAGAATTAAGAAAATCATTGTCTGTTTCTTTAGTAGAACCTACACACATTTCTATCCACTATGGTCATTTAGATTACGTTACTATTTTCTGCATGTGAGCAACTGCCTTCTCCACCAGTTGAACTTATGCACATTCAGAGAGAAAAGGCTCCTCTACATATTTTTAAGATCAACCAGGGTATATTCTGCTGGCCCTTCAGATGACATCATGCCTGAGCTATGCTGCATCAATACAAAAGCAGTTGGGCTTAAACAGAAGCAGCTGGTCCATAAACTCTTTGgtttagggtttgtttttttttgttgttttgtttggagggttttttggttgggttttttatagACTGTTCTTTTTGATTCCTGAGGAGAATGTAATACAAATGGAATTTGTCAAAGTGATAGGATAACACAGGTATTTCATACTTGTGGATAGCAACTCTCTCATTTGGTGATCATACTGTCACCGTAACATAAATCTGTCTGGTTCATGGAGTAATGGTGAAATTGGTTCACCTCTTTTCCTTTACTtgcatttcatattttttcattaGGCTTTAAAAATTCAGCAGATACAGTAAGGAAATTAAAACTAGCTAAACATTTTATACACagctcctgatttgtttctgtattttttcattgAAATTGATGTGGTTGAaagggaatgtttctcatcctttaaaatgaaagcaagttagTGTTAAGGATATTGAGGAGCCAAAATTCACTATTTTGATGAAGAGCACCGTCCCTAAATACCTCATGTCTTCTCCTATCATTTATGAAATccattaaacagaaaaatatgaagaaatatAAGAATACAAGTTCAAAACACTGAAGAGGGACAATCTAGGAAGCTTGCATTTCAGTCGGTTAAACTACTAGATACAAAGCAGGTAGATCTAAATTAAGACAATTTCTTGCTGTGTGCTGATAAGTTTTATGAGTCTTGAATTTGACAAGGGAAGTATGTGAATCAGTGGCAAAATCTATGCTAAGCTTAGATGTGTGAAACCCCTTTCAGTTCCTGAAATCATAATCTTTGTTAGTCAAGAATTTGGTTTAGTCAGTCTATTTCCTTAAATGAATTATGAAAAATCAGTCATGTACTCCACAAAACAGCTTTGAATTGAGCATGAGATACAAGAGTTGATTAGCTTTAGGATGTGGAACTTTATGCAGTGTATTAAATTTCAACCGTAATACATTGAAAGATCAAGGTAGTAATAAAGTTAGCATAGTAAAGTTTTAGATATTCTAAGAGTGACTGTGATGACATGCATAAAATTTTTCCAAGACAAGAACCTGCATATAGGAcacattttgaattttttgtgaTATACATTGGATACTACTATTAAGCTTATTGaaagaaacatgaaataaaaaactGATTTAGTGTCTTAAATTGCAGGCTGCTAATTTAAAGATAAAATTGTTATTTCCATATCATTTTGACTTGTGTAAGGGACAAGGCCTTCTTCTTTCATCATTCCATTAGTAACATTCAGAATATGGTTCAGTTATGTGCTGCACCTGGGACAAAAGACTTTTTgcatattatattttttaatggtTCTGTAATTCAAAAAATTTACAGGTAATTCAAAAATTCAAAGATAAAACTTTTCATTTTGTCTGTCTGCTACTTAAGTAGGATTATTCATTACTCAGGTTTGTCTTTTAGGTTTAAATTTTCTCAAAAAATGAGCATGCATGGTACAATTTGTGTGCCCTACTAGTTTTTATTAGTTATCAGTTTTGATTCATAACAATAGTTAGGAAATCCCATTAAAGAACCAGGAAATTCTCTCATGGTTCATGATAATTCTTTTAGATACTTGAGCAAGAAACATATACAAAACTTCCCTGGGCTATCCATTTTTATCTAGAAGTGCAACATCTAGAAATGTGCAGAAATGAAAGCATAGGTACAGTATGTCAAAGAAAGCAAATGAAAGATTTAAGCAACATTTTCTAATACTTTGTCCAAAAACTGGcagttttgttaaaaaaaaacaggaagTAAAAGTTAAATCAATGTATTCTCTCCCCCGccccctttttttatttttttgggtgtgtttgggttgtttttttttgtttttgttgtgggagtgattttttgtttgtttgcttctttgttttgtttgtttgtttgggggtctTTTGCAAACTGTTTAATTACCCCCAaaatttttcaattaaatttgttttagggttttttttctcatcatccttttgaatatatatatttttctctttttttttccaagagagAGAGTATATGCAGTTCCCAGCTTTTCAGATTATGGAGACCACCAGAAAGATAACTAGATAATTAGATTAACAGGATTGCAAAGTGAGACCTTCTTCCAGCCACTTAAATCAATTTCACTTAAAAAGTCAGGAGTGTTTTGCTAACAATTGCTGTATGAGAAATAAGGGTTAGCTACCTACAGCACAAAATAATAACTCATGGATAATATTTGAAATGGATTTGCATCCCATTTTGCACTCATTACAAAAGTCTCTGTGATTTGCTTGTGCTATGAGTCATATAATCTTTGATTAGCTGGAGTGTCtttgctttgaaaatgaaaatgaattttttttttcagtacttCCTGTACTATCTCTGTAATGAAATCAGAGTTCTAACTATTCCATAGCTTACAGTCTTGTGAagtttttatcctttttttttgtcattttatgAAGCctaattaattatattaattacatTGTTAATCTTAGTATAACTAGTTATATATCTAAAACTCACAACTCCAGCTATGTTCTATAATAAAATACAAGTTTAGGTGGAGATAGATAACATTGGctgattatttttgtttcctttagaGGCAACTGATTTGGCTTAAGTCCTTTTCCAATGCAACTCTAGTTAATCAAAGGTTAATCAAATTCTCCCCCTTGTAGAtacacaaaaccccaaattgtTGACAGCAGGTGGAGCTACTGTAAAAGGGGCTTTGGAAAGCAGGGGTTGTGATACAGACTGCTTGTTACCAGCGGTAGCATATCGCATCAGGAGAAAAAGCAGTGCTGCTTGGACAACGGAGGGGTTTTATCTGTGTCAGAGCTGCAAACCCTGCCTTTGCAGAAAGCATCATGTAGCAATTTGTGCTAAGGTTGACCCAATCTACCTTTATCATTCCTGCATCATTCCTGCCAAGGTCAACACCTGCATAAATATCCTTCTACCTGCAGTGTTGGAATATCCACTGAGATCTATGGCCAACCAGTGCTAATCTTTGCAAATTATGGTAAAGATCACCAGAAGATTTTAGAGTACCACTTTgaatatgtttttttttaattcaggaggaagggaagcaaAGACTTCTTTTCCTTACTATCAAAGACCCAGAAATACTATTATCCCTTCTAAAAATTAAACAGTATTGTTTTCCAATAGTCAAGCTCTGTTTAGCctagatatttttaaaagcacctATTTTCATCATTCTTCTGAGTTACAAGTAGCATCACTCATTGAATCACCCTTAATGCCTAGATTTTTTGGTCTTTTCCTCAGAGTAGTCTTTCTGACTTCTTTACCTAGAAGCACTAGACTTGAGTAAACCACTTTTTCAACCATACTTCAACAACCACTTCCTGAATAGCTGTTCttccatttctgttcctgtATTTACTTCAGATGTCCTTTCTTCTGAAGACAGACTTTCTTCTGATGTTCAGACTAAGTCTTGTTGCAAAAAGACAATAGAGAATAAATAGGAAAAGAgacaatattaaaaattttGTCAGAAACAATGTCATAAGTCTCCTTTTGAATGGAAAGACATCTTTTCAAGTAACTTTTTAGATGGAAGAGAGATGGGAAGAAGGTACATTCCCTTGAGGACTGACCATTTGAATGGAATGATTTGCCCTTGGGGATTGAATTCTCTCTGGAGTCAGAGAAGATCTTGCCTGCAAGTGAGAAGAAAAGGCCAGTGGCCACAGTAGTCagattcccctgggatctcttTCCCAGCCTCATCTATGAGTTTTATCCCAGCACACACTGAGTTTAGCACAGGATACAGCTGCTCAGAGAATGATCCTGAACAGTGGATGAGACATTTGGATGGGAGGAGGGAAGAATTATTTCCTGACCGAATGGGACAGCAATGCCAGAGTTTCATCTAGGTCTTAAGTAAAGGTCTGAAAGGTACAACTTAGAGTGGTTAGCTTCATTTTTGTCTATCACCTATGAGAGCCAAGAATTTTATGGTCAAAAACAGTGATTAAACAGGTGGTAGGTGGACCTTTTGCCTTCATTAGGTCTTGCTgagaaccttttttttttttttttttttggaggagaAATAGAGCCATCTTCTCAGTTGGACTTAGTGCATGCTAAATCTCCATTGCACCTCACTATTGACACTATTAAAGTCAGTTTAAATAAGGGGTTTAAGCTAGGACACAACATTAATAACAATAGGTGActatgttttcctttttctcaaagtatggaaaataaataaattctcaATGTACCTGTTCAGAAGAACAAACCCAAACTTTTCATTTTGCCTGTCTGCTACTTAAGTAGGACTATTCATTACTCAGGTTTGTCATTTAGGTTTAAGTTTTCTCAAAAACTGAGCATGCATGCATATGCATGTGTATGTGTGCGTGCGTGCATGTGTGAGTGTTCCACAAGATGGGAAAGGTAATTGAGCCCCatgaataaattttaaaacaaaataatatctGCTCAGGGTGacttataaataaatatgaGGGAACTATTGATGTCAAGTGTGATCGTGCCATTTGATTGCAAGTTAAATCAGTCCAGATTTAAAAACGTAAACTCCTTGATTTGTATGGAGCAAGACATCTGTAGGTGGTTTATTAAAACCTGCTGATGTTTCCAGAACTAAATTTGTGCAGATATGGGTCTCTGGGTAGCTGTatggaaaaagcagagaaatacTTTTTGTCTGGTTACCTGACTTCCGGCCCTTGTACAGGTGTGCTTGAATAAATTAACATCAGTTACCTATGATGAGCCACTGTAAACATTATCAAGGGAGGTGAAGATGTGAGAAATCTGTTACCTGCCTCCTGTTATCACCTCCTTGACACAATCATCCTATTGGGCTTGGAATCTTCTGCAAATAAGTTTTTAGAGAACTGTTTTCTATAACTGCTCTCAATTCTAGCTCCAAGAAATATAAGACTTCGCATCAGTCCATGATAATTATTACTGTATTCCCCAAATATAATTAGCTGTCACATACAACTTGGATTTCCTCCAATAAGAACAAGAAAATCCAGTTTTAAGACATCGGGTGTTTGATGAGCCATTTGTAAAGAGACAAAAATTGTATctgatacattttaaaaaatataaacacaTTTTACACCTGTACTATTGCTTCTGGACGTGATGCAGTTCACAAAGAGACTAGCTGCATATCCAATACAATTGAATGAACCATTAGGTTTTCTCTTGCAGAGACACTAAGATGTGTGTCATTGCTAATGTTCACATAACTCTTCCTTACCCAAGAGAAGCTGTATCATAAAGAAACATTTTGTGCCACCCATAACACAGATCTACTGATCTAACCTCTTCCATGAGTAGTCATGTTGAACACAGACTGCCTGTCATATTGCATACTCACCAATGTGAACAGAAGAAGCAGAATTAAAACTAGAATGCATATAAAAATGTCTTCACAAGATGTTTAAGTAGATTTTAaataagatttttaaatttaaaagaaaataaaaaaattgaagcaTGAGTCTACTTATGTGAGCAAATATTGAAGCATCAGTTCTGGTGTGGAGGGAGTTTTTCCCGACTACATACAGTCATTTATTTTGGATTTGAATTGGAGGTGGtggttgttttttaaaacaacTTGCTGTCTACATTTTCTTGTTCTGCTTTGGTATACAAAATTATGTCACTAAGAGAGGGAGGATACAGTTTTTTATGCAGTTCAAGAAGCCTCATTTTTATATGAACTTGCAAATGAGCCAAGATATTTTCAGTGACCTGAAAAGTTTATTTAAACAAACTGCTAGACCAGGATTAACATAGGTGGGAAGCATAAGTAAAACTTTGAAAAGACTAGCCAAAAGCAGAACATGGATTGAGCAATATTTTTGCCTGGTATTTATTGTGACAAATAGTGTAAATGTTTAATGTGTTTTGTCCAGGTTTCCTGCATAagttctgtgtgttttctgtttGGTGAATGAGATTATCTGGGAAGACAGGACAGGGAACATAACAGCCTATCATAATATCCTGGTTGCCCCTAGGTTCCTAGAAAATACTGGAAGAACCACAGATTTTCCAGAGAGAGGGAGACAATTCTTTTCCATTCATCTGAGTAAATGTAAAGCTGTTGCCCATTTATGAAGATGCCTCATCTTCCCTCAAGTCTTTTGGAAGTGGGTTAAATAAAACATCTACCCACATAAGTTCCTGCAGGGAAAGCCTCTAGCTGTTCTTTTATACTTAAGAGCAGAAGGTTGTAAGATTTCTGCCACAGTGAAAGAAGCTGGAGTTTACACATAGAAGATAACACCAGGACACTGCATCCAAAAGTCTGGTTGGAACAAGACACTGCACACTCTCAGGTGCAGGAGTGTGGGGAGAAATAATGAACGGTGAGGGAAACAAATTTGTTACTGCCCTTTGGATTTACAGctttcagtgaaggacagagacaGGCAGGTAAATGCTGTCATACATACAATCATGATCCATTCATTTGTCAGCTGTGCATGTCTGTTTGAAAAGAGAAACTCTCAATTCAAGAAGTAAACTTTTCATCAGCTCTTATACCCTGACCAAAGCTTATAAATAGCTGAGaccattttcttttccccataATGACAATGCTGCTCTTTCCCCTAGATTTGAGCTGTTTCATTCATTGGAACATGAACTGAGTGACTGTGTTGGGACATATACGAATTAATGTGAGTAAGAAAATTGGTGAGGCAAGTCTtatgaatgaaaaaaacaagcaaacaaacaagcacacacacacaaaaaagccccaaacaaacCTGAAAGAGGGAAAATTTACCATGTGTAGATGCCTCAAAATAGCTATAACATTTTGTTAAATGATAGTGTGCCAGTTCTGTCAGTATATCAACACAGAGGTTGAcatttcaaaatgtattttgaagtAGAATTATGTAGCAGGTGATCAGTATGTTAAAACAAAGATCATTTGGATTTCTATTCAATTGCTTTTTGACTACTGAGGCAGGTGAGAGAGGAGAATTTTCCACTGAAATACATCATAGTAAAATATGTTACTCAAAAACAGTTGTCAATTTATGGGCTCTGGGGAAAAGAAACTCAAAATCCAACTTCTCTAAACCTGGAACATTTTTTATGATTATACAAGCTGCTAGTCATTAGCAAATATGACAGGGAGTAAAAGCAAATTTGTGAAGTAGAGCCTATAGTTTCAGAAATATACTGTTCAGTTAGAAAATATTAGTGGTAAAACTAAAAATACTGCTCACTGCTTATCTCAGAGTGATCCCGAAGGAAGACAAAAAGAGTTATGAGAGAGAATTGAGTGCTCCACAGTGTCAAGGAAGAGAGCCCTGTATAGGTACTGCAAGTGCACTGCAAGACACTGTGCACAGCTTTTTACTACCCCTTAATCCTGACTAGCAGTACTAGAAGTTTGCTATCCTTTGTCTCTTCAGGCAAGCAGTGCCACACATCATGTACCAGTATTTGTGATGCTATGCTGTAGTACCTCAGTAGAAACCACTCATTCACGTCCAGCACGTACGCATAAAATGTTCTCTAATGGTACCTCTAGAGGTACCTCAGATGGTCTTTTGGGACCTGAGGTAACATAGGAATATCTCAGGTGAGATACCTCTTATGGCTCATCACAAGTTAAAATTTTAATGGCAAACATTGGATATTTCCTGACAACAGTTTTAAGCCCACtgcttctaaaaaaaaaaatctaaggcTTTTTGTAGTGCTTCCTGCTTTTCAGCAACATCTTTTAAATGAGCAGTTTGCCATGTGCtaagaaaactattttttaaattattttttaattaagagtCTATTTCACATTTAAGCTTGCCCTGAATAGTATTGCTTTAAAAGATCTGTCTAAGAAATAATTTAACATTCTTGCCATGAGGCACCTTCAAGCTTCATATAAATGGACctggaaaagaaatgaaagggTTTTAGATTTGCCAGAAATATATGCTCCCATAAAGGAGAAAGAATTGCAGGACTTTGTTGGCATTGTGAATAAATGTAAAATGGTTTGTTTTGTGTGGGGAAAGcaggggaagagaaggaaagaataaGATTGTAATaagaagatatttttttatgtcacttt includes:
- the BNC2 gene encoding zinc finger protein basonuclin-2 codes for the protein MRKLEVFDNAVLGVNVVKEATLDKLSTQHLYHPTQVEIVQSNVVFDISSLMLYGTQAVPVRLKILLDRLFSVLKQEEVLHILHGLGWTLRDYVRGYILQDAAGKVLDRWAIMSREEEIITLQQFLRFGETKSIVELMAIQEKEGQAVAVPSSKTDSDIRTFIESNNRTRSPSLLAHLENSNPSSIHHFENIPNSLAFLLPFQYINPVSAPLLGLPPNGLLLEQPAMRLREPSLTTQNEYNESSESEVSPTPFKNEQASSRNALTSITNVEPKTEPACVSPVQTPTPVNDLSKTEHTKSSFRIHRMRRMGSASRKGRVFCNACGKTFYDKGTLKIHYNAVHLKIKHRCTIEGCNMVFSSLRSRNRHSANPNPRLHMPMLRNNRDKDLIRATSGAATPVIASTKSNLTLTSPGRPPMGFTTPPLDPVLQNPLPSQLVFPALKTVQPVPPFYRNLLTPGEMVSPPTSLPTSPIIPAVSGMEQHPPPPSESSVPSVLMPTPEPNADLAPKKKPRKSSMPVKIEKEVIDTADEFDDEDEEVNDRSTMVNDIGHDNHCHSQEEMSPGLSVKDFSKSDRGRCMSRPDIRRADSMTSEDQEHERDYENESESSEPKLCEESLEGDDRLHEPGEKSMMHSDRPDENHNDSSNQDVIKVKEEYTDPTYDMFYMSQYGLYNGGSASMAALHESFASTFNYSSPQKFSPEGEMCSSPDPKICYVCKKSFKSSYSVKLHYRNVHLKEMHVCTVAGCNAAFPSRRSRDRHSANINLHRKLLTKELDDMGLDTSQPSLSKDLRDEFLVKIYGAQHQMGLDIREDTSSPAGTEDSHMNGYSRGMAEDYMVLDLSTTSSIQSSSSIHSSRESDAGSDEGILLDDVDGASDSGESAHKADAPALAVGMGTDVPGSLMFNSVSVSNGGIMCNICHKMYSNKGTLRVHYKTVHLREMHKCKVPGCNMMFSSVRSRNRHSQNPNLHKNIPFTSVD